In Aquimarina sp. TRL1, a single window of DNA contains:
- a CDS encoding low specificity L-threonine aldolase, with protein MKVDLRSDTVTKPTPEMLEAMMCAAVGDDVYKEDPSVNALEEKLATMFGKEEALFFPSGSMANQAAIKLHTNPGEQLIADHYAHVYNYEGGGVSFNSGVSCKLLVGERGRITYDQVQEAINPPDFYHSPKTSLVCIENTTNKGGGACYDFSEIERIKEVCRTHRLGYHLDGARIWNALVEKKERPLQYGAVFDTISVCLSKGLGAPIGSVLLGDSVIMKEAIRVRKVLGGGMRQVGYMAAAGLYALEHHIDRLAEDHKKAKELEETLKKASFVSEVAPVDTNIVIFKIKGDAQKFIADMEAKGVLFYGMGEGKLRFVTHLDYTQEQHNYVLKLLKK; from the coding sequence ATGAAAGTAGACCTTAGAAGTGATACGGTAACCAAACCTACTCCAGAGATGTTAGAAGCGATGATGTGTGCAGCAGTAGGGGATGATGTGTATAAAGAAGATCCAAGTGTGAATGCATTGGAGGAAAAACTCGCCACCATGTTTGGTAAAGAAGAAGCGTTGTTTTTCCCTTCTGGGAGCATGGCGAATCAGGCAGCAATTAAATTGCATACCAATCCCGGGGAACAATTAATAGCGGATCATTATGCGCATGTTTATAACTATGAAGGAGGAGGAGTGTCCTTTAATAGTGGTGTTTCCTGTAAGCTACTGGTTGGAGAACGAGGAAGGATCACATATGATCAAGTACAGGAAGCTATAAATCCTCCGGATTTTTATCACAGTCCTAAAACAAGTTTAGTGTGTATCGAAAATACAACAAACAAGGGAGGAGGGGCGTGTTATGATTTTTCAGAAATAGAAAGGATAAAAGAGGTTTGCAGAACACATAGATTGGGGTATCATCTGGATGGAGCCCGAATATGGAATGCATTGGTAGAAAAAAAGGAGCGCCCGCTTCAATACGGAGCTGTATTTGATACGATTTCTGTTTGTTTGAGTAAAGGTTTAGGTGCACCGATAGGATCTGTTTTATTAGGAGATTCGGTTATTATGAAAGAGGCGATAAGGGTTCGAAAAGTACTTGGAGGAGGAATGCGACAAGTAGGGTATATGGCAGCAGCAGGTTTATATGCTTTGGAACATCATATCGATCGATTAGCCGAAGATCATAAGAAAGCAAAAGAATTGGAAGAAACCCTCAAAAAAGCTTCATTTGTCTCAGAAGTAGCCCCAGTGGATACTAATATTGTTATTTTTAAAATAAAAGGAGACGCACAAAAATTTATTGCAGATATGGAGGCAAAAGGAGTCCTTTTTTATGGGATGGGAGAAGGGAAGTTGCGATTTGTTACTCACTTAGATTATACACAAGAGCAGCACAACTATGTGCTGAAGCTTTTGAAAAAGTAA
- a CDS encoding YegP family protein: protein MFELKNKEGSQYHFTLKAKNGQVILSSEVYNSKAAAQNGIASVQKNASQDNRYERKTAKDGRFFFNLKASNGQVIGSSQMYTSESGMENGINSVKQNAVDAQINEI, encoded by the coding sequence ATGTTTGAACTTAAAAATAAGGAAGGATCACAATATCATTTTACACTCAAAGCAAAAAACGGACAGGTGATATTAAGTAGTGAAGTTTACAACAGCAAAGCTGCTGCTCAAAATGGAATTGCTTCTGTTCAGAAAAATGCTTCACAGGATAATCGATATGAACGAAAAACAGCTAAGGATGGAAGATTCTTCTTTAACTTAAAAGCTTCTAATGGCCAGGTAATCGGTAGTAGTCAGATGTATACCTCAGAATCCGGTATGGAAAACGGAATTAATTCTGTAAAACAAAATGCTGTTGATGCACAAATCAATGAAATTTAA
- a CDS encoding OmpA family protein, translating to MKKIALLVSFLILGTGLKAQDLPQNPEPGKCYVRCTTPDVYENQDVQVMVTPEYKKLKSYPATYEVVTEKVLVKEASKVLTVIPAKYKTETVTYVKKQGASTLKVIPAKLGNGSETVEIKPAYAQWELGAPAPDCASSNPDDCRYWCYKGYPAEFTTIPTKTLASNANVQKSPISEQTATYTKRVVSEPARVVEKEIPAQYSTVKKTVLVKDAYSEEIVVPATYKTVKKEVVSKKGGLTTWREVECSLVEYSALPINWNLGSATLTAQAKNIIDTRLMPVLANNPGTKMEIASHTDSRGSKASNKDLSDRRAKAVVDYLITKGINTSRLVANGYGENRLKNRCADGVSCTERQHAVNRRTEFRLINN from the coding sequence ATGAAAAAAATCGCTTTACTAGTGTCTTTTTTAATTTTAGGTACAGGGCTTAAAGCTCAAGATTTACCCCAAAATCCGGAACCAGGGAAATGTTATGTTCGCTGTACTACTCCAGATGTGTATGAAAATCAAGATGTACAAGTGATGGTAACTCCTGAGTATAAAAAATTAAAATCGTATCCAGCAACTTATGAAGTTGTTACTGAGAAAGTTTTAGTCAAAGAAGCATCTAAAGTATTAACTGTTATTCCTGCTAAATACAAAACAGAAACGGTTACTTATGTAAAGAAACAGGGAGCTTCTACATTAAAAGTTATTCCTGCAAAATTAGGAAATGGGTCTGAAACAGTAGAAATTAAACCTGCATATGCACAATGGGAATTAGGAGCGCCTGCACCTGATTGTGCTTCTTCTAATCCTGATGATTGTCGTTACTGGTGTTATAAAGGATACCCGGCAGAGTTTACAACAATTCCTACCAAGACATTAGCAAGTAATGCAAATGTGCAGAAATCGCCTATATCTGAGCAAACAGCAACATATACTAAAAGAGTGGTTTCTGAACCAGCTAGAGTTGTAGAAAAAGAAATTCCAGCACAATACTCTACAGTAAAGAAAACGGTATTGGTAAAAGATGCATATTCAGAAGAAATTGTTGTGCCAGCCACTTATAAGACGGTGAAAAAAGAGGTTGTTTCTAAAAAAGGAGGATTGACTACCTGGAGAGAAGTAGAATGTTCTTTAGTGGAGTATTCTGCGTTACCAATCAACTGGAACTTAGGAAGCGCAACATTAACGGCACAAGCTAAAAATATTATTGATACCAGATTAATGCCGGTATTGGCAAACAACCCGGGAACTAAAATGGAAATCGCTTCTCATACAGACTCCAGAGGTAGTAAAGCTAGTAACAAAGATCTTTCTGACAGAAGAGCAAAAGCGGTAGTTGATTACCTGATAACAAAAGGAATTAATACGAGCCGTTTGGTAGCAAATGGATATGGAGAGAACAGATTGAAGAATAGATGTGCAGATGGAGTTTCTTGTACAGAACGTCAGCATGCAGTAAACAGAAGAACAGAATTTAGATTAATCAATAATTAA
- a CDS encoding YbaB/EbfC family nucleoid-associated protein, protein MFGDMMGMMGKLKEAQQKVEDTKKRLDTVLLDETSSDQLLKVTITANRTIKDISISDELLEDKEQLEDYLTLTINKAITRASQVHETELAAAAKEGMPNIPGMDMFK, encoded by the coding sequence ATGTTTGGAGACATGATGGGAATGATGGGTAAATTAAAAGAAGCCCAGCAAAAGGTTGAAGACACCAAAAAAAGACTTGATACTGTTTTGCTAGACGAGACAAGTTCTGATCAATTACTAAAAGTAACTATCACTGCTAATCGCACAATAAAAGACATTAGCATTAGTGATGAATTATTAGAGGACAAGGAGCAATTAGAAGACTACCTAACCTTAACAATCAATAAGGCAATTACCCGAGCCTCTCAGGTTCATGAAACAGAGTTGGCTGCAGCAGCTAAAGAAGGAATGCCTAATATTCCAGGAATGGATATGTTTAAGTAA
- a CDS encoding S9 family peptidase: MKSLKVMFLLSLIFGASCNTNSKKTLETEVHQPPIAEKKETYHKKHGDRRLDNYFWLKERENPEVIDYLERENDYNDKMTAHTKDFQKNLFEEMKARIKEEDASVPYKYNGYWYITKFEKNKDYPIYLRKEERLDAKEELLFDCNKEAEGHSYFNMKGLNVSPDNSLVAFGVDTVSRRNYTIRIKNLKTGELYPEAIDASTGSSTWAADNKTLFYTKKDPKTLRSHKIYRHILGTPASEDVVVYSEDDDTFNTYVYKTKSDKYIIIGSNSTMTTECRIVKADAPLEEFKVFQERTRGLEYSIAHYGDEFYVLTNKDNATNFKLMKVSEKETAKENWVDVIPHRENVLLEDIEIFKDYLVITERDNGLNKINIKRWDGKADYYLPFDNETYTAYIGTNPDFDTQVLRYSYNALTTPNSVIDFDMETKEKEVKKEQEVLGGGFDKENYVSERIWATAADGTKIPMSLVYRKGIQKNGKNPVLQYGYGSYGSTIDPYFSTVRLSLLDRGFIFAIAHIRGSEYLGRNWYEDGKLLKKKNTFTDFIDCSKFLIAEGYTTPEHLYAMGGSAGGLLMGAVMNLAPELYNGVVAAVPFVDVVTTMLDDSIPLTTGEYDEWGNPNEKEYYEYMKSYSPYDNVAAKEYPNVLVTTGFHDSQVQYWEPAKWVAKLRELKTDKNVLLLHTDMDAGHGGASGRFEALKDVAEEYAFLLDLEGINK, from the coding sequence ATGAAAAGTCTGAAGGTTATGTTCCTATTATCACTTATTTTTGGAGCTTCGTGTAATACTAATTCAAAGAAGACATTGGAGACAGAAGTGCATCAACCACCAATTGCTGAAAAAAAAGAAACATATCATAAAAAACATGGGGACCGACGCTTGGATAATTATTTCTGGTTAAAAGAAAGAGAAAACCCTGAAGTGATCGATTATCTTGAAAGAGAGAACGATTATAATGATAAGATGACGGCTCATACAAAAGATTTTCAGAAAAATCTTTTTGAAGAAATGAAAGCAAGAATTAAGGAGGAGGATGCTTCAGTACCATATAAATATAACGGATACTGGTATATAACCAAATTCGAAAAAAATAAAGATTATCCTATTTACCTAAGAAAAGAGGAGCGTCTGGATGCCAAAGAAGAATTGCTGTTTGATTGTAATAAAGAAGCAGAAGGTCATAGTTATTTTAATATGAAAGGCCTGAATGTAAGTCCCGATAATTCTTTAGTAGCTTTTGGTGTTGATACAGTAAGTAGAAGAAATTACACTATTCGTATAAAAAACCTGAAAACGGGGGAGTTGTATCCAGAAGCGATTGATGCTTCTACCGGATCCAGTACCTGGGCAGCAGATAATAAAACATTGTTTTATACTAAGAAAGATCCCAAGACACTTAGATCACATAAAATTTACAGACATATCCTGGGAACACCAGCATCAGAAGATGTAGTTGTGTATAGTGAAGATGATGATACTTTTAATACTTATGTGTACAAGACAAAGTCAGATAAGTATATCATTATAGGTTCTAATAGTACTATGACGACAGAGTGCCGTATCGTAAAGGCAGATGCGCCTCTGGAAGAATTTAAGGTTTTTCAGGAAAGAACACGAGGACTCGAATATTCGATTGCACATTATGGAGATGAGTTTTATGTGTTGACAAATAAAGACAATGCCACTAATTTTAAATTGATGAAAGTTTCGGAAAAAGAAACAGCAAAAGAAAATTGGGTGGATGTAATTCCTCATAGAGAAAATGTCTTATTAGAAGATATCGAAATTTTTAAAGATTATCTGGTTATTACAGAAAGAGATAATGGTCTTAATAAAATCAATATAAAAAGATGGGATGGCAAGGCTGATTATTACCTGCCGTTTGACAATGAGACTTATACAGCATACATAGGTACCAATCCTGACTTTGATACACAAGTATTGAGATATTCCTATAATGCATTGACAACTCCAAATTCCGTTATCGATTTCGATATGGAAACTAAGGAGAAAGAAGTCAAGAAAGAACAGGAAGTTCTCGGAGGAGGATTTGATAAAGAAAATTATGTTTCAGAAAGAATCTGGGCGACAGCAGCTGATGGAACTAAAATTCCAATGTCCTTAGTTTATAGAAAAGGAATACAAAAAAATGGAAAGAATCCAGTATTGCAATATGGATATGGTTCGTACGGATCAACGATTGACCCTTACTTCTCTACAGTTAGATTAAGTTTATTGGATAGAGGGTTTATTTTTGCAATAGCTCATATAAGAGGGAGCGAATATTTAGGAAGAAACTGGTATGAAGACGGGAAATTGCTAAAAAAGAAGAACACTTTTACAGATTTTATTGATTGTTCTAAGTTTTTAATAGCAGAAGGATATACTACTCCAGAACATTTATATGCAATGGGAGGTTCAGCTGGAGGATTATTGATGGGAGCAGTGATGAATTTGGCACCAGAATTGTATAATGGAGTTGTAGCAGCGGTTCCATTTGTAGATGTGGTAACAACAATGCTTGATGATTCGATTCCTTTAACTACCGGAGAATATGATGAATGGGGGAATCCTAACGAAAAAGAATATTATGAGTATATGAAATCGTATTCGCCATATGATAATGTAGCGGCAAAAGAGTATCCAAATGTATTAGTGACAACAGGATTTCATGACTCGCAAGTACAATATTGGGAACCTGCAAAATGGGTAGCCAAATTAAGAGAATTAAAAACTGATAAAAATGTTTTATTACTGCATACGGATATGGATGCAGGTCATGGTGGGGCTTCAGGAAGATTTGAAGCGCTAAAAGATGTGGCGGAAGAATATGCATTTTTATTAGATTTAGAAGGGATAAATAAGTAA
- a CDS encoding PLP-dependent cysteine synthase family protein gives MREDIQAYNNVLELIGDTPLVKLNRIVEDFPGNFYAKIESFNPGHSTKDRIALYIIEEAERQGILKPGDTIIETTSGNTGFSLAMVSVIKGYECILAVSSKSSKDKIAMLKNMGAKVYVCPAHVSADDPRSYYQVARRLHEEIKGSVYINQYFNQLNIDAHYNSTGPEIWNQTNGKITHLVACCGTGGTISGTAKYLKEQNSDIRILGIDAYGSVLKKYHETREFDDKEIYPYRIEGLGKNLIPTATDFDVIDQFEKVSDEDSAHTARELVRKEGLFLGYTSGAAVQGIKQFAALGEFTEDSNIVVILPDHGSRYMSKVFSDDWMMEQGFSDSNHELEDIKVQFVK, from the coding sequence ATGAGAGAAGACATACAAGCGTATAACAATGTTCTGGAGCTTATAGGTGACACCCCACTTGTTAAACTTAACAGAATAGTAGAAGACTTTCCTGGGAATTTTTATGCTAAAATAGAATCCTTTAACCCGGGACATTCCACAAAAGACAGAATCGCACTTTACATTATAGAAGAAGCAGAACGTCAGGGAATCCTTAAGCCGGGAGATACCATTATTGAAACAACCAGTGGAAATACTGGTTTCAGTTTGGCAATGGTGAGTGTAATAAAAGGATATGAGTGTATTCTGGCAGTTAGCTCCAAGTCATCTAAGGATAAAATAGCGATGCTAAAAAATATGGGGGCCAAAGTATATGTTTGTCCAGCTCATGTTAGTGCGGATGATCCTAGATCCTATTATCAAGTAGCCAGACGATTACATGAAGAGATCAAAGGATCAGTGTATATAAATCAGTATTTTAATCAATTAAATATTGATGCGCACTACAATTCTACAGGTCCTGAAATATGGAACCAAACAAATGGTAAAATTACACATTTAGTAGCTTGCTGTGGAACCGGAGGAACTATCTCAGGAACAGCAAAATATTTAAAAGAACAAAATAGTGATATAAGGATTTTAGGAATAGATGCGTATGGATCTGTTCTGAAGAAATATCATGAAACCAGAGAGTTTGACGATAAAGAAATTTATCCATACCGAATAGAAGGATTAGGGAAAAACCTGATTCCTACGGCAACTGATTTTGATGTAATTGATCAGTTCGAAAAAGTAAGTGATGAAGATAGTGCTCATACAGCAAGAGAACTGGTTAGAAAAGAAGGATTGTTCTTAGGATATACTAGTGGTGCTGCTGTTCAGGGAATAAAGCAATTTGCAGCATTAGGTGAATTTACAGAAGATAGCAATATTGTTGTAATATTACCAGATCACGGATCCAGGTATATGAGTAAAGTTTTTAGTGATGATTGGATGATGGAACAAGGTTTTTCAGATAGTAATCACGAATTAGAAGATATAAAAGTTCAGTTTGTTAAGTAG
- a CDS encoding aminotransferase class I/II-fold pyridoxal phosphate-dependent enzyme gives MKDLFDKIYKDKGPLGKWADQAEGYFVFPKLEGPISNRMKFQGREVVTWSINDYLGLANKEEVRKVDAEAAAAYGSAYPMGARMMSGHTDLHEQLQDELAAFVNKEAAYLLNFGYQGMVSTIDALVTKDDIIVYDVDAHACIIDGVRLHQGQRYTYRHNDMASIEKNLMRATKMAEKTGGGILLISEGVFGMRGEQGKLKEIVALKEKFNFRLFVDDAHGFGTLGKTGAGTGEEQGVQDGIDVYFATFAKSMASTGAFIAADQEIINFLKYNLRSQMFAKSLQMQLVVGALKRLDMIRTMPELKNKLWENVNALQNGLRERGFDLGTTQSCVTPVYLKGSIPEAMALVKDLRENYGIFCSIVVYPVIPKGLILLRLIPTASHTQEDIDETLAAFSAIRETLENGTYRKISAELISVMGE, from the coding sequence ATGAAAGATTTATTTGATAAGATATACAAAGATAAAGGACCATTAGGGAAATGGGCAGATCAAGCAGAAGGATATTTTGTTTTTCCTAAGTTAGAAGGACCCATATCTAATAGAATGAAGTTTCAGGGAAGGGAAGTAGTAACATGGAGTATCAATGATTATCTCGGATTAGCAAATAAAGAAGAGGTGAGAAAAGTTGACGCAGAGGCAGCAGCGGCCTATGGATCTGCATATCCTATGGGAGCAAGAATGATGAGTGGGCATACTGACCTTCATGAGCAATTACAGGATGAATTGGCTGCTTTTGTCAATAAAGAGGCAGCATATTTATTAAACTTTGGATACCAAGGAATGGTTTCTACCATTGATGCTTTGGTTACCAAAGATGATATTATCGTATATGATGTAGATGCACATGCGTGTATTATAGATGGGGTTAGACTTCATCAGGGACAGCGATATACCTATAGACATAATGATATGGCTAGTATTGAGAAAAATCTGATGAGAGCTACCAAAATGGCTGAAAAAACCGGAGGGGGAATACTATTGATCTCTGAAGGAGTTTTTGGGATGCGTGGAGAGCAAGGAAAGCTAAAAGAAATTGTAGCCCTAAAAGAAAAGTTCAATTTCAGATTGTTTGTAGATGATGCACATGGATTTGGAACCTTAGGGAAGACAGGAGCTGGAACAGGAGAAGAACAAGGAGTTCAGGATGGAATAGATGTGTATTTTGCTACTTTTGCAAAATCTATGGCTAGTACTGGAGCTTTTATTGCTGCTGATCAGGAAATTATTAACTTTTTGAAGTACAACCTACGATCTCAGATGTTTGCTAAATCATTGCAGATGCAATTGGTGGTTGGAGCATTAAAAAGACTGGATATGATCAGAACAATGCCAGAACTTAAAAATAAACTTTGGGAGAATGTCAATGCGTTGCAAAACGGATTGAGAGAAAGAGGGTTTGACTTAGGAACTACTCAGAGTTGTGTAACTCCGGTATACTTAAAAGGAAGTATTCCTGAAGCAATGGCATTGGTAAAAGATCTTAGAGAAAATTATGGGATTTTCTGTTCTATTGTAGTGTATCCGGTAATCCCTAAAGGATTAATTTTATTAAGATTAATTCCTACAGCTTCTCATACACAGGAGGATATAGATGAGACTCTTGCAGCTTTCTCTGCTATTAGAGAAACACTGGAAAATGGAACATATAGAAAAATCTCTGCGGAATTAATTTCTGTAATGGGAGAATAA